The Desulfoscipio gibsoniae DSM 7213 genome contains a region encoding:
- a CDS encoding WecB/TagA/CpsF family glycosyltransferase — protein MRVKLLNAPIDCLSMDQSVERVAELISAGGPRRVITLNPEILYRAVQVDHDLLELINKADLVTADGEGIVWAGRVTGTPFPERVTGIDLMLRLVDRAAAEGWKVYLLGAAPGVAEDAAKQLTRRFPGLQVVGTQHGYFKSDEEVAIVQSIKQKGPQLLFVALGAPAQEKWIDRHIESIGHVVAVGVGGSFDVISGRVARAPLWMQKLKIEWLGRLISEPSRWRRMLVLPKFAWLVLKTYRLGRKL, from the coding sequence ATGAGAGTTAAACTATTAAACGCACCAATTGACTGCCTGTCCATGGACCAGAGCGTAGAGCGGGTGGCTGAATTGATCAGTGCGGGAGGCCCCCGCCGGGTAATTACCCTGAACCCTGAAATTCTTTACCGGGCTGTGCAGGTTGATCATGACCTTTTAGAACTAATCAACAAAGCGGACCTGGTTACCGCTGATGGAGAGGGTATTGTCTGGGCCGGACGGGTGACTGGTACGCCGTTCCCGGAGAGGGTTACCGGTATTGATTTGATGCTGCGCCTGGTGGATCGGGCCGCCGCTGAAGGCTGGAAAGTATACCTGTTGGGGGCTGCTCCCGGGGTGGCTGAAGATGCAGCGAAACAATTAACCCGCCGCTTTCCCGGGCTGCAGGTGGTAGGGACCCAGCATGGTTATTTCAAATCGGACGAAGAGGTCGCTATTGTACAATCTATAAAACAAAAGGGACCGCAGTTGTTGTTTGTGGCCCTGGGGGCACCGGCCCAGGAAAAATGGATTGACCGCCATATTGAAAGCATTGGCCACGTGGTGGCCGTTGGTGTGGGCGGCAGTTTTGACGTAATTTCCGGCCGGGTGGCTAGAGCGCCCCTGTGGATGCAGAAATTGAAAATAGAATGGCTGGGACGGCTAATCAGTGAGCCATCGCGCTGGCGGCGCATGCTGGTATTGCCTAAATTTGCCTGGCTGGTGCTGAAGACATACCGTTTAGGTCGAAAACTATGA
- a CDS encoding copper amine oxidase N-terminal domain-containing protein: MTAVMLLALGGMAEASVATKQIKVNYNNIVIYANGKAVSLSAGQEPFLLNGVTYVPLRVAGEALNSNVNWVADTKSIYITSGASTEENNLKIQMALKDQEIANLKKQVEDLKKNNDDKDDKDDDDLSDLEDDLMDDYDKLEDVYIDSIKLRGDEDHVKVEIEVDLDDYEDEWEDLTDRNIEDWLDDLVEYIQDELTDETVVDGTIYSTDDDELVEFDKDGKDRLEVDFNDDYFRGGSENASDVEDNLLNERFRVDDLKFTVSDISYDKDDDEVRVNFEPEDTDCATKWDDLNRRIIEDAVEDIGKDIANEFKDEDVKVETVRLYFYDEDNDLLDSYRYDV, from the coding sequence ATGACAGCGGTTATGCTGCTGGCTTTGGGCGGTATGGCGGAAGCATCGGTGGCCACCAAACAAATTAAGGTTAATTATAATAATATAGTGATATATGCCAATGGAAAAGCGGTTAGCTTATCGGCCGGCCAGGAGCCTTTTTTATTGAACGGGGTTACTTACGTACCGCTGCGTGTGGCCGGGGAGGCACTAAATAGTAACGTGAACTGGGTGGCCGATACAAAAAGCATCTATATAACAAGTGGCGCTTCTACGGAAGAAAATAACCTTAAAATACAGATGGCTTTAAAGGATCAGGAAATCGCCAATTTGAAAAAACAAGTTGAAGATTTGAAAAAAAATAATGATGACAAAGATGACAAAGATGATGATGATCTAAGTGACCTGGAAGATGATTTGATGGATGATTATGATAAACTGGAAGATGTATATATAGACAGTATTAAGCTGCGCGGCGACGAGGATCATGTGAAAGTTGAAATTGAAGTGGATTTGGACGATTATGAAGATGAGTGGGAAGATTTAACGGACAGGAATATAGAAGACTGGCTGGATGATCTGGTTGAATATATCCAGGATGAGCTAACGGACGAGACGGTGGTTGACGGTACTATTTACAGTACGGATGATGATGAACTGGTTGAATTCGATAAAGACGGCAAAGACCGCCTGGAGGTGGATTTTAACGATGATTACTTCCGGGGCGGCAGTGAAAATGCTTCTGACGTGGAAGACAATCTGTTAAATGAAAGATTTAGAGTAGATGATTTGAAATTTACGGTATCCGATATCAGCTATGATAAAGATGATGATGAGGTTAGAGTGAATTTTGAACCAGAGGATACAGACTGTGCAACAAAATGGGATGATCTAAACAGGCGCATTATTGAAGACGCTGTGGAAGATATTGGCAAGGATATAGCCAATGAATTTAAAGATGAGGATGTTAAAGTTGAAACCGTAAGATTATATTTCTATGATGAAGACAACGATTTGCTGGATAGTTATAGATATGATGTGTAA